A section of the Labrus mixtus chromosome 15, fLabMix1.1, whole genome shotgun sequence genome encodes:
- the tmco4 gene encoding transmembrane and coiled-coil domain-containing protein 4 gives MEEKQNSTGTNYAPDPGGAETTQDVPRDQRPEDIISRQLTEQSRFACAALCGVSLGQLFTGPENSGFREQYLQGLVGWLNLDESVMPVMGAFLSGLGFEGSDTFLSILQAEPLLAAGATPVIQDLVSFSVKDGQYDARSRVLIRHVSCLLRVLPQQLEEFEGTVGERLYEAGEESEEESSRRQRKERGRKLRRYLLIGLATVGGGTVIGVTGGLAAPFVAAGAGAVIGAGGAAALGSAAGIAIMASLFGAAGAGLTGYKMNKCVGAIEEFEFLPLRSGKHLHLTIAVTGWLCSGKYSSFQAPWCSLGECGEQYCLVWESRFLRDLGSAMASLLDGLVSIVAQEALKYTVLSGIVAALTWPASLLAAASVIDHPWCVCLNRSAEVGKHLAQVLRSRQQGKRPVSLIGFSLGARVIYYCLQELANDQGSEGVVEDVVLLGAPVDGSEKAWERMTRVVAGKIVNGYCRGDWLLGYLYRSSSAQMSVAGLQPINIQDRRLINVDLSSVVNGHLDYMRQMDTILVAVGVPTKEVPGASLVLPQTETLTKETVVIPDQTPDEKQSTETLNQAESEAAGTCSEDAAAQVKEAAETEDAADGWDIPDISDLLDSLNETESESQTEQRNHLTLEEEEEDAANGSSASDVNSRRDVEDDPDNEHASWSWDDTQWTTEHTHKQRQPNL, from the exons ATGGAGGAAAAACAGAACAGCACGGGAACAAATTATGCTCCAG ATCCTGGGGGAGCAGAGACAACACAAGATGTCCCACGTGACCAAAGGCCAGAGGACATTATCAGCAGACAGTTGACTGAACAGAGCCGCTTTGCTTGTGCTGCGCTCTGCGGCGTGTCTTTGGGCCAGTTGTTTACTGGACCTGAAAACAG tgGGTTCAGGGAGCAGTATCTGCAGGGTCTGGTTGGCTGGCTGAACCTGGATGAGTCGGTGATGCCTGTTATGGGGGCTTTCCTGTCAGGCCTGGGGTTCGAGGGCTCCGACACCTTCCTCTCCATCCTGCAGGCTGAACCTCTGCTGGCTGCTGGGGCCACCCCCGTCATCCAG GATCTGGTGTCTTTTTCAGTCAAAGACG GTCAGTATGATGCCAGATCGAGGGTCCTGATCCGTCATGTCAGCTGCCTGCTGCGAGTCCTTCCTCAGCAGCTGGAGGAGTTTGAGGGAACAGTGGGAGAGAGACTGTATGAAGCCGGAGAGGAGAGCGA AGAGGAGTCCTCTCGGCGGCAGAGGAAAGAACGAGGGCGAAAGTTACGACGCTACCTCCTGATTGGATTAGCGACTGTGGGCGGGGGAACCGTGATAG GTGTGACAGGTGGGCTGGCAGCTCCGTTTGTGGCAGCAGGGGCTGGGGCTGTGATCGGGGCTGGAGGGGCCGCTGCACTGGGCTCAGCTGCTGGCATTGCAATCATGGCCTCTCTGTTtggagcagcaggagctggaTTGACAG gttataaaatgaataaatgtgttgGGGCAATAGAAGAGTTTGAATTCCTGCCTCTCCGTTCTGGGAAACATCTACACCTGACCATCGCAGTGACTGGTTGGCTCTGCAGTGGTAAATACA GTTCATTCCAGGCGCCGTGGTGCAGCCTGGGCGAGTGTGGGGAGCAGTACTGCTTGGTGTGGGAGTCACGTTTTCTCAGAGATCTGGGATCAGCCATGGCCTCTCTGCTGGACGGGCTGGTCAGCATCGTGGCCCAGGAAGCACTCAAGTACACAGTGCTCTCAG GCATTGTGGCAGCTCTGACGTGGCCTGCGTCTCTGCTGGCAGCAGCCAGCGTCATCGACCACCCCTGGTGTGTCTGTCTGAACCGCTCAGCGGAGGTGGGGAAACACCTGGCTCAGGTTCTAAGAAGCAGACAGCAG ggGAAGCGACCTGTGAGTCTGATTGGTTTCAGTCTCGGGGCCAGAGTTATCTACTATTGTCTACAGGAGCTGGCCAATGACCAAG GTAGTGAAGGAGTTGTGGAGGATGTGGTTCTCTTGGGCGCCCCTGTGGATGGCTCTGAAAAGGCGTGGGAGAGAATGACCAGGGTGGTGGCTGGAAAAATAGTCAATGGTTACTGCAG AGGAGACTGGCTCCTGGGGTACCTTTATCGAAGTTCGTCTGCACAAATGTCTGTTGCTGGGCTACAGCCAATCAACATCCAGGATCGGCGTCTAATCAATGTCGATCTTTCTTCCGTG GTGAACGGCCACCTGGACTACATGCGTCAGATGGACACCATCCTGGTGGCGGTAGGAGTTCCCACTAAAGAAGTCCCAGGAGCGTCTTTAGTTCTTCCTCAGACGGAAACTCTCACAAAGGAGACAGTGGTAATCCCCGACCAAACCCCTGATGAGAAACAATCGACTGAGACGCTTAACCAGGCGGAGAGTGAGGCGGCCGGGACGTGTTCAGAAGATGCTGCTGCACAGGTGAAAGAGGCTGCAGAGACTGAGGATGCGGCTGACGGTTGGGATATCCCTGACATTTCTGACCTTCTAGActcattaaatgaaacagaatcaGAGAGTCAAACAGAACAGAGGAACCATTTAactttggaggaggaggaggaggatgctgCAAATGGCAGCTCGGCCTCTGATGTAAACAGCCGGCGTGATGTGGAAGATGATCCTGATAATGAACACGCTTCATGGAGCTGGGATGATACACAATGGAcgacagagcacacacacaaacaacggCAGCCGAACTTGTAA
- the htr6 gene encoding 5-hydroxytryptamine receptor 6 encodes MADSYTSSFVGSYNSNSSTPSAWNITGSGPWLLAFMLTIIILMTICGNMLLIALVFAHRSLRCTSNCFLVSLFLSDLMVALVVMPPAMLNVLCGAWVLWPAFCPIWLCFDVMCCSASILNLCVISLDRYLFIISPLRYKQRMTPPRALLLVGATWGLAALASFLPIEMKWHSLGHWSGQSSVPGLGSSNTSAYSDTLYPASYFQLSPSGGLSFQCRLRVTLPFALVASVLTFFLPSSAICFTYCRILLAARRQAKRVAALSHPPHPHPSLGEPSRPPSPGMAAGIAQQDGDDCSHQEPPMSQNVPPSVTSERRLAHRQGRRALKASLTLGVLLGLFFSAWLPFFITNMAQAVCECVPLALFDAITWLGYCNSTMNPIIYPLFMRDFKRALGKVLPCCFSRSIRRPSPALSLSLRNSGEPNNASSPPSPLASDPTHPPATATDAVNLLDAEHAGIELPLLLPNQVESLD; translated from the exons ATGGCTGACTCTTACACTTCCAGCTTTGTGGGAAGCTACAACAGCAACTCTTCAACCCCCAGCGCTTGGAACATCACCGGCAGCGGCCCTTGGCTGTTGGCCTTCATGCTCACGATCATCATCCTCATGACGATTTGTGGGAACATGTTGTTGATCGCTTTGGTGTTTGCCCATCGCTCTTTGCGTTGCACCTCAAACTGTTTCCTTGTTTCTCTGTTCCTGTCTGACCTCATGGTGGCCCTGGTGGTGATGCCTCCAGCCATGCTCAATGTGCTCTGCGGGGCCTGGGTTCTGTGGCCAGCCTTTTGCCCAATTTGGCTTTGCTTTGACGTCATGTGCTGCAGCGCCTCCATCCTCAACCTGTGTGTGATCAGCCTGGACCGCTACCTCTTTATCATCTCGCCACTGCGCTACAAGCAGAGGATGACCCCGCCTCGGGCGTTGCTTCTGGTAGGAGCGACCTGGGGTTTGGCAGCTTTGGCCTCCTTCCTGCCTATTGAGATGAAATGGCACAGCTTAGGTCACTGGAGTGGACAATCGTCTGTTCCTGGTTTAGGCAGTAGCAACACCAGCGCTTACTCCGACACACTGTACCCTGCATCCTACTTTCAGCTGTCACCGTCAGGAGGCCTTTCTTTCCAATGTCGCCTGAGGGTCACCCTTCCCTTTGCCCTGGTGGCATCTGTACTCACTTTCTTTTTGCCCTCCAGCGCAATTTGCTTCACCTACTGTCGGATTCTTCTAGCAGCAAGAAGGCAAGCGAAGAGGGTGGCAGCACTGAGCCACCCGCCACACCCACATCCATCACTCGGGGAACCTTCCAGGCCTCCTTCACCTGGGATGGCAGCAGGCATAGCTCAGCAGGACGGAGATGACTGCAGTCACCAGGAGCCTCCTATGTCTCAAAATGTACCG CCGTCAGTGACCAGTGAGCGTCGTCTGGCTCACAGGCAGGGTCGGAGGGCGCTAAAGGCCAGTCTGACACTTGGAGTCCTCCTGGGACTTTTCTTCAGTGCGTGGCTACCTTTCTTCATCACCAACATGGCTCAG GCAGTGTGCGAGTGCGTCCCTCTTGCACTCTTTGACGCCATCACCTGGCTGGGATACTGCAACAGCACGATGAACCCCATCATCTACCCGCTCTTCATGAGAGACTTCAAGCGAGCTCTGGGGAAGGTCCTGCCCTGCTGTTTCTCGAGGTCAATCAGAAGACCCTCACCGgcgctctccctctccctcagaAACTCAGGAGAGCCAAACAATGCCAGCAGCCCCCCCTCTCCGCTGGCCTCTGACCCCACACACCCTCCCGCCACCGCAACGGACGCCGTCAACCTGCTGGACGCTGAACACGCTGGCATCGagctgcctctgctgctgccCAATCAGGTCGAGAGTCTTGATTAA
- the micos10 gene encoding MICOS complex subunit MIC10: MFSMSEKELGKKWDRCLADGAIKIGTGLGLGIVFSVLFFKRHTWPISLGSGAGLGMAYANCQNDLRSHYMLQRSEKEQ; the protein is encoded by the exons ATGTTCAGTATGTCTGAGAAGGAGCTGGGAAAAAAGTGGGACCGATGCCTGGCTGACGGTGCCATTAAGATCG GTACCGGGCTGGGGTTAGGAATcgtgttttctgttctgttcttcAAAC GGCACACGTGGCCTATTTCCCTGGGCTCAGGAGCGGGACTTGGGATGGCATATGCCAACTGTCAGAACGACCTGCGGTCACATTATATGCTGCAAAGAAGTGAAAAG GAGCAGTAG